The DNA window GCCTGTAGAATGCCATCCTTCAGGTGACGCCGTGAGATCCCAAGGATTGTTTACAACAGAGCGGGATCCGAAACTTGGTGCTTCTATCGGTAGAGGAAAAACATTATAAGAGGCATTAGACGGAACCAATAATGAAGTCGTTTTCTGAGAATCTGAACTTTCCGTTGTAAATTTTACCGGTTCTGAATAAGAATTCTCTTCACCGCTTTCGTTATGATTAAAATTACAGCTTACCGTAAGATTGTCTTTAGTAAGTATTTCTCCTGTGGAAGCATCTGCAATTACGTGCCATACATCTGAAGATTTCTTATCTGAAACAAAAATTTCTTTTGCCAGTACAAATACATTATTCTTTTCAAAATAAACATTGGGTAAGTATTCTATCCTTGAAATTTCCTTCAAGTTTAAATTTTGCTTCAGCGTTTCTTCGGGAATTCTTTCCTTCGGACTTCCCTGATTTCCGATAATAATCTCTTTTTTGAAATCATTTTTTTCAGAGATAATTTTTTCATCTTTTATCAAAACTTTGCCTAAAGCATTGTACACACGAAGACCGTCGTAAGTCTGCTGTACGTTTACAATATTTGCACCAAGGCTTTTGGAATTGTCTTCATTAAGAATAATAAATCCGAGCTTATTATCAAAATTATTTTTCTGAGTAAGCTGCGCATTTTTTTTATAGTAATCCCGAATCAGTGATTTAGAATTTTGCGCATTTACTGTACTGTAAGCGAACATCACCGCTACAGAGAGTGGTATATAAAATATATTTTTATTCATGTGGCTGATTTTAAGCAAATCTAAGATTTTTTATGAATGGCTGTCAAAAAAATATATTATGTTAAAAGGAGACTTATTTCGTCTCCTTCTCTTTTTTAGTTTTCTTTTTTTTCGGCATTTTTGATTTGACGAATTTCTTGCGGTCTTTCACCACATTCAGGCTATATTCTGTAAAACAATATTTTGCAGATTCATCTAAAAATTTCAAAGCATTGGCAAAACTTCCTCTTTTTTCGGAAAGTAAAGCTCTGTAAAACCATAAGGTTGCTTTGTCAATTCCTTTGACTTTCAATGAATAGTTAATTAATTTTTCTGCTTCGTGATAATCTTCGTTATCCAGAAGACATTTAATATAATATTGCGGTGTATTAAGATTCGTCACGTCACAATGCATAGCTTCTTCAAAGTACAGCTTTGCCTTTTCATAATCGGATAACATTTCGCTGTATATTCTTCCCATGAGACACAGACTGTCTGCATCTTCAGGATCGTAAGACAACGCATAGTTTAATGCTTCCAGACACTCCGGCAAACTGTACGGATAGTTGTCTAAAGCCTCAAAATAGTATTTATTTTTAGTTAAGGTCATTTTTGTAGTTTTTTAATTCGTTTTTCAGTTGACTTCTCTGTTTTTTGAATGATTTGTCTTCATAATTCTTTTTGAAGTCGGTTCCGGAAAAAGTTCGGATCGGGTTTCCACGCTGAACATTCAGATGATTGTTCCACGTTTCCTGCATTCTCCTTTGAAGCTGAATAATGTTCTGTTCCAGCACTTTAGCTTTAAGTCTTTCAATCGAAAGTTTTTTATTTTCCAACTGCGAACGCGAATCCTGAACGAAAACACTTTGTCCTGTCGGAATGTGCGTTGCCCGAACTGCGGTATTCACCTTGTTTACATTTTGTCCGCCGCTTCCCTGACTTCTGGTTGTCTGAAACTGAATATCTTTTTCGTTAAAGTTGATTTTCTCCAATCCTTCCAGTTCAAAAACGCCGATAAACCAATTGCTTCTTTTATGGAGTTTCCGGAATGTACTTTTCCCGATCCAGCAAATGCTTCCTAACCAGCTATCTAAAAATTCATTAAGATTTCTTGATCGTAAAAGCAAGGTCACCGATTTTAACGTGAGGTTTTCATCGCCATTTTCACGGTGAATGATTTCGTAATCTATATTGTTATCTTTTACCTCTTGAAGAAAATGTTTCAGAACTTTTGCAACCACCCATTGGCATTCTAAAGGTCCTCTTCCTGAGGTTATTTGTATGAGTTTTTCCATTTTTGTAAAATTTTTAAAATTGCCTCTCTGTTTTTGGCTTCTTTAATAAATGTCGGTAATCTTTCTACCATTCGCATTCTGTACGGCAGTCTCGTTCTTAAATCTGATGAAACATAATTTTCCATTTCCAATACATGCTCTCTGTTTCTCGCCCAAAATAATTTCCCTTTAAAATCTGCCTGAAAATAATACGGACAACCGAAAACAGGATCGTGAATTAAACCTTCTTCTTTGGGAAAAGAATTCAGATAATTTTCAATTTTTGGCTGAATCTGAAACCGAGAATCACATGCATCGCATTTTACATTATTGATTTTAGGTTTCTCTTTTAAGTTGCCTTGCTCATAACGAATGGGATGTGCACAAATCGGGCAGTAAAAGTTGACAAAAGCTTTGTAAACCACAAGATCTGATGCATTCTTCAGTAAATCGCAATGCCTGCATTTCAGAGTTGCCTGTTTATAATTGTGTTCATTTTCCACAACAGCATCTTCACCGCAATCCGGACAGACTACGAGAAGGTTTTCGTAATATCTGAAATGTTCCTGTTTGTATATTTTTTTCATTTCAATCTATTTCGGCATTTCATTTAATTTCGGATGACCAACAGGATCAATCTTTTTCTCCAGTAAATCTTTTGCAGCTATAACCGCCCAACATTTATCGCTGGAATGAATGTTTCTGTAGAACGTGAGCAAAACTTCAGGCTTTACAACGGTAAATCCATTGGCTTCAACAGTTTCAAGATCATTTCTTTCAAAGAAATCGATTGTGATCCTGTGGAATTTTCCGTTTTCCAGCTCAGCTGTTTTCTCATATCTTCGGAAGTTTTCTTCGCTCTGAAGATGATCGTATCTTGTCCAGACCTTTTGGAAACCTTCCTGCTGTAGGATGATGACAACTTCTGCGACGTTTTCTTTTTTCACAAAAACATCAATATCCTTATGGTCGTGCGCGTGTTTGTATTCCGTATGTCCGGGTTCAGACATAAAATGCCACGCCCAGCCTCCTGAAATAATAATTTTATCTTTTAATTTTTCTAAAATTTCGAGTCCGCTTTGAATCCTGAATTCCGGCCAGACTTCACCGTATCTTTTTATATTATGAGGTGCTCCCATTTCTTTTGTTTTTTGTTGATTGTTA is part of the Chryseobacterium indicum genome and encodes:
- a CDS encoding tetratricopeptide repeat protein translates to MTLTKNKYYFEALDNYPYSLPECLEALNYALSYDPEDADSLCLMGRIYSEMLSDYEKAKLYFEEAMHCDVTNLNTPQYYIKCLLDNEDYHEAEKLINYSLKVKGIDKATLWFYRALLSEKRGSFANALKFLDESAKYCFTEYSLNVVKDRKKFVKSKMPKKKKTKKEKETK
- the prfH gene encoding peptide chain release factor H, giving the protein MEKLIQITSGRGPLECQWVVAKVLKHFLQEVKDNNIDYEIIHRENGDENLTLKSVTLLLRSRNLNEFLDSWLGSICWIGKSTFRKLHKRSNWFIGVFELEGLEKINFNEKDIQFQTTRSQGSGGQNVNKVNTAVRATHIPTGQSVFVQDSRSQLENKKLSIERLKAKVLEQNIIQLQRRMQETWNNHLNVQRGNPIRTFSGTDFKKNYEDKSFKKQRSQLKNELKNYKNDLN
- a CDS encoding nucleotidyltransferase family protein — protein: MGAPHNIKRYGEVWPEFRIQSGLEILEKLKDKIIISGGWAWHFMSEPGHTEYKHAHDHKDIDVFVKKENVAEVVIILQQEGFQKVWTRYDHLQSEENFRRYEKTAELENGKFHRITIDFFERNDLETVEANGFTVVKPEVLLTFYRNIHSSDKCWAVIAAKDLLEKKIDPVGHPKLNEMPK